In a genomic window of Gossypium arboreum isolate Shixiya-1 chromosome 9, ASM2569848v2, whole genome shotgun sequence:
- the LOC108457331 gene encoding E3 ubiquitin-protein ligase ORTHRUS 2-like, whose protein sequence is MAHDSIQLPCGGDGACMRCKVTPPTEETLTCSICAASWHVGCLASKPETLASTLQWHCPDCSGDPLLRPSVATDGSSSELFVAIKAIEADESLTEKEKARKRQELVSGRVEEDGGNGKGESSVLDVLDESLNCSFCMQLPDRPVTTPCGHNFCLKCFQKWIGQGKRTCAKCRSTVPPKMASQPRINSTLVSVIRMAKLSKSNAAAGPLKVFHFIHNQDRPDKAFTTERAQKAGKANAASGKIFVTVPPDHFGPITAENDPDRNQGVLVGECWEDRLECRQWGAHLPHVAGIAGQSNYGAQSVALSGGYEDDEDHGEWFLYTGSGGRDLSGNKRTNKEQSFDQKFEKMNEALRVSCKKGYPVRVVRSHKEKRSSYAPEKGVRYDGVYRIEKCWRKVGIQGFKVCRYLFVRCDNEPAPWTSDEHGDRPRPLPSISELKKATDIFERKESPLWDFDEEGSRWKWKKAPPPSKKPANAADLEEGKRTRKAIRHSRKLSTRERLLKEFGCLICQQIMSLPVTTPCAHNFCKSCFEAAFTGKTAIRERNKGGRTLRSQKNILNCPSCPTDISDFLQDLQVNRELMDVIESLKQKSEENEEPAEEEPMNDLEESTSLGSSDEKTSKKTENVDTKDDLENALPNCEEQRTSKRRKVDTAQRIRGILAVVVDQFHSCYLYKNGTVFG, encoded by the exons CTAAGCCCGAAACCCTGGCTTCTACTTTGCAATGGCACTGTCCTGACTGCTCAGGCGACCCTCTTCTCCGGCCATCGGTCGCCACTGATGGGAGCTCTAGCGAGCTCTTTGTGGCGATAAAGGCAATAGAGGCGGATGAGTCCTTGACGGAGAAGGAGAAGGCGAGGAAGAGGCAGGAACTAGTGAGTGGGAGAGTTGAAGAAGATGGAGGGAATGGAAAAGGGGAGAGCTCTGTTTTGGATGTTCTTGACGAAAGCTTAAACTGTTCGTTTTGCATGCAGTTACCTGACAGGCCTGTTACG ACACCATGTGGCCACAATTTCTGCCTTAAATGCTTCCAGAAGTGGATAGGTCAAGGGAAGCGTACTTGTGCAAAATGCCGCTCAACAGTTCCCCCCAAAATGGCTAGTCAGCCTCGTATTAATTCTACTCTTGTATCTGTCATCAGAATGGCCAAGCTATCGAAATCAAATGCTGCTGCTGGTCCTTTGAAAGTTTTCCATTTTATACACAATCAAGATCGACCTGATAAGGCTTTCACTACAGAGCGAGCACAAAAAGCTGGGAAAGCAAATGCTGCTAGTGGGAAGATATTTGTAACTGTACCACCCGATCATTTTGGCCCGATTACAGCTGAAAATGACCCAGATAGAAATCAAGGTGTGCTTGTTGGTGAATGTTGGGAAGACAGATTAGAATGCAGGCAGTGGGGTGCTCACCTTCCCCATGTTGCAGGCATTGCTGGTCAGTCAAACTATGGTGCTCAATCGGTGGCACTCTCAGGGGGGTATGAGGATGACGAGGATCATGGAGAATGGTTTCTCTACACAGGAAG TGGAGGTAGAGATCTCAGTGGAAATAAGCGAACAAACAAGGAACAGTCATTTGATCAAAAATTTGAGAAGATGAATGAAGCTTTGCGAGTAAGTTGCAAAAAGGGTTATCCTGTTCGAGTTGTAAG GTCGCACAAAGAAAAACGATCTTCATATGCCCCAGAGAAAGgggtgagatatgatggagtgtATAGAATTGAAAAATGCTGGCGAAAGGTTGGAATACAG GGATTTAAAGTTTGCCGATATTTGTTTGTGAGATGTGACAATGAGCCAGCCCCATGGACAAG CGATGAGCATGGTGATCGACCTAGGCCCTTACCTTCTATTTCTGAGCTGAAAAAGGCAACTGACATATTCGAGAGAAAGGAGAGTCCATTGTGGGACTTTGAT GAAGAAGGTAGTCGATGGAAGTGGAAAAAAGCTCCTCCTCCAAGCAAAAAGCCAGCAAATGCAGCTGATCTTGAAGAAGGGAAAAGGACAAGGAAAGCTATAAGGCACTCACGTAAACTAAGTACAAGAGAAAGACTCCTCAAAG AGTTTGGTTGTCTAATCTGTCAGCAAATTATGAGTCTCCCGGTTACAACTCCTTGTGCCCACAACTTCTGCAAGTCTTGTTTTGAAGCTGCATTTACTGGTAAGACTGCTATAAGAGAGAGGAATAAAGGAGGCCGGACTCTTAGATCACAAAAGAACATCCTCAACTGTCCTTCGTGCCCCACTGATATCTCTGATTTTCTTCAAGATCTTCAG GTCAACCGGGAATTGATGGATGTGATTGAGTCACTGAAACAAAAGAGCGAGGAGAATGAGGAGCCGGCTGAAGAGGAACCCATGAATGACTTGGAGGAAAGTACAAGCCTAGGTTCCAGTGACGAAAAAACTAGCAAGAAAACTGAAAATGTTGATACGAAAGATGACTTAGAGAATGCTCTACCTAATTGTGAAGAACAAAGAACTAGCAAGCGGAGGAAAGTGGATACTGCTCAA AGAATTAGAGGGATTTTGGCAGTTGTGGTAGATCAATTCCACAGTTGTTATCTTTACAAGAATGGGACTGTATTTGGTTAG
- the LOC108457332 gene encoding probable steroid-binding protein 3 — protein MGIYSTVMEAVTEATGLSPTAFFTILAMMVVVYKIVCGMFLGPEDFSQKPQKEPIQVGDITESELRAYDGSDPKKPLLIAIKGQIYDVSSSKVFYGRGGAYSMFTGRDASRALAMLSFKPEDLTGNLEGLSAEELSVLEDWECKFLDKYPIVGRVAQPSNTSQNGDGLHIHHNDTNGHQQQQTKDD, from the exons ATGGGTATTTACTCGACCGTGATGGAGGCGGTGACGGAGGCGACAGGGTTATCCCCGACGGCGTTCTTCACAATCCTGGCGATGATGGTGGTTGTGTACAAGATAGTGTGCGGCATGTTTTTGGGTCCCGAAGATTTTAGTCAAAAGCCTCAAAAAGAGCCAATTCAGGTCGGAGATATTACGGAATCAGAGTTAAGAGCTTACGATGGTTCGGACCCCAAAAAGCCTCTCCTTATTGCCATCAAAGGCCAGATCTACGACGTCTCTTCCTCCAA GGTGTTTTATGGGCGTGGAGGGGCTTATTCGATGTTTACAGGGAGGGATGCGAGCAGGGCATTGGCGATGTTGTCGTTTAAACCTGAGGACCTGACGGGGAACCTCGAAGGCTTGAGTGCTGAGGAGCTTAGTGTGCTGGAGGATTGGGAATGTAAGTTCCTGGACAAGTATCCCATTGTTGGACGGGTTGCTCAACCATCAAATACCTCTCAAAATGGAGATGGACTTCACATTCACCACAATGATACAAACGGACATCAACAACAACAAACCAAGGATGATTAA